The following are encoded together in the Streptomyces flavofungini genome:
- a CDS encoding MFS transporter — protein MNASLAEPAPSAASPGGRPGRPVRVWVLVTALLAACFAFQLNASMLSPALKSVEDSLDATSAEVGLTQTAFFTSAALFSLFLPRLGDLIGRRRVLAAMMALMAVGCVVAALAQSVPMLFVGRVIQGVSGPTVPLCLIMLRNEVHEPKRYGTLLGVITAVNGGIAGVDSIAGGSLADHYGFQSVFWVMAVVAGLAMVLVVTLTPESTARASGADNRMDWPGVALLVVSVGAALIALNEAGKLGKADWPLVAVLAVVAALAFAAFWRAEDRSEHPLVATRHLRRRSTWALLLTTVLTMTGVFAVMNGLIPAFAQNADAGFGMSAETSAWWTLTPYALAGLAMGPLAGRLAATHGYGKVLRLGLVGSAATVALMLVTLQADSRALLLVSSVLIGVTYAGVGNIVLNGLGIVLSPKENPGFLPGLNAGAFNLGAGLSFALLYAVQTAVEPSDKTSTAGYSAAMIAGVALIGAAFLTSFLIPKPVEAEAHE, from the coding sequence GTGAACGCCTCCCTCGCCGAACCCGCACCGTCCGCCGCCTCTCCCGGCGGCCGACCCGGCCGACCCGTCCGTGTATGGGTCCTCGTCACCGCGCTCCTCGCGGCCTGCTTCGCCTTCCAGCTGAACGCGAGCATGCTCAGCCCCGCCCTCAAGAGCGTCGAGGACTCCCTCGACGCGACCTCCGCCGAGGTCGGCCTGACCCAGACGGCGTTCTTCACGTCCGCCGCGCTGTTCTCGCTCTTCCTGCCCCGCCTCGGGGACCTCATCGGCCGCCGCCGCGTCCTCGCCGCGATGATGGCGCTCATGGCCGTCGGCTGCGTCGTGGCCGCCCTCGCCCAGAGCGTGCCCATGCTGTTCGTCGGCCGCGTCATCCAGGGCGTGTCCGGGCCGACCGTGCCGCTCTGCCTGATCATGCTGCGCAACGAGGTCCACGAGCCGAAGCGGTACGGCACGCTCCTCGGCGTCATCACCGCCGTCAACGGCGGCATCGCGGGCGTCGACTCCATCGCGGGCGGCTCCCTCGCCGACCACTACGGCTTCCAGTCCGTCTTCTGGGTCATGGCCGTCGTCGCCGGACTCGCCATGGTCCTCGTCGTCACCCTCACCCCGGAGTCCACGGCTCGCGCCTCCGGCGCCGACAACCGCATGGACTGGCCGGGCGTGGCGCTCCTCGTCGTCTCCGTCGGCGCGGCCCTCATCGCCCTCAACGAAGCCGGAAAGCTCGGCAAGGCCGACTGGCCGCTCGTGGCCGTGCTCGCCGTCGTCGCCGCGCTCGCCTTCGCCGCGTTCTGGCGCGCCGAGGACCGCAGCGAGCACCCCCTCGTCGCGACCCGGCACCTGCGCCGGCGCTCCACGTGGGCACTGCTCCTGACCACGGTCCTGACGATGACGGGCGTCTTCGCCGTCATGAACGGCCTGATCCCCGCCTTCGCCCAGAACGCGGACGCCGGGTTCGGGATGAGCGCCGAGACGTCGGCCTGGTGGACCCTCACCCCGTACGCCCTCGCGGGCCTCGCCATGGGCCCCCTCGCCGGGCGCCTCGCCGCCACCCACGGCTACGGCAAGGTCCTGCGCCTCGGCCTCGTCGGCTCGGCCGCGACCGTAGCCCTGATGCTCGTGACCCTCCAGGCGGACTCCCGCGCGCTCCTGCTCGTCTCGTCGGTCCTCATCGGCGTCACCTACGCGGGAGTCGGCAACATCGTCCTCAACGGCCTCGGCATCGTCCTCTCCCCGAAGGAGAACCCGGGCTTCCTGCCGGGCCTGAACGCCGGCGCCTTCAACCTCGGCGCGGGCCTGAGCTTCGCCCTCCTGTACGCCGTCCAGACCGCCGTCGAACCGTCCGACAAGACGTCCACCGCGGGCTACTCGGCCGCCATGATCGCCGGGGTCGCCCTCATCGGGGCGGCGTTCCTGACGTCCTTCCTGATCCCCAAGCCGGTGGAGGCGGAGGCACACGAGTGA
- a CDS encoding SAM-dependent methyltransferase → MTDPSTTPGPAAQPHIDTSVPHSARIWNYWLGGKDNYPVDEAAGDAYSAVYPGIVTIARSSRAFLARNITYLVEEAGIRQFLDIGTGLPTVDNTHEVAQRLAPETRIVYADHDPMVLAHARALLTSTPEGATAYVDADLADPDRILAAAAETLDFSRPTALILSNILGHIADYQQARTIVARLLDGLPSGSYLSVNDGSRGVDADYEQAQDAYNETGAVPYYLRPVDQIEAFFDGLELLDPGVVSVPFWRPAPGSPAPVAIGEHGGLALKR, encoded by the coding sequence ATGACCGACCCCTCGACGACGCCCGGCCCGGCCGCGCAACCGCACATCGACACGTCGGTGCCGCACTCGGCCCGGATCTGGAACTACTGGCTGGGCGGGAAGGACAACTACCCCGTCGACGAGGCGGCCGGCGACGCCTACAGCGCCGTCTACCCCGGCATCGTCACCATCGCCCGCAGCAGCCGCGCCTTCCTGGCCCGCAACATCACGTACCTGGTCGAGGAGGCGGGCATCCGGCAGTTCCTGGACATCGGGACCGGCCTGCCGACCGTGGACAACACCCACGAGGTGGCGCAGCGCCTCGCCCCCGAGACCAGGATCGTCTACGCCGACCACGACCCGATGGTCCTCGCGCACGCCCGTGCCCTGCTCACCTCGACGCCGGAGGGCGCGACAGCCTACGTGGACGCCGATCTCGCCGACCCCGACCGCATCCTGGCGGCCGCGGCCGAGACGCTGGACTTCAGCCGCCCCACCGCCCTGATCCTCAGCAACATCCTGGGCCACATCGCCGACTACCAACAGGCACGCACCATCGTCGCCCGCCTCCTCGACGGACTGCCCTCCGGCAGCTACCTCTCCGTCAACGACGGTTCGCGGGGCGTCGACGCCGACTACGAACAGGCCCAGGACGCCTACAACGAAACCGGCGCCGTCCCCTACTACCTGCGCCCCGTCGACCAGATCGAGGCCTTCTTCGACGGCCTGGAACTCCTGGACCCCGGCGTCGTCTCGGTCCCCTTCTGGCGCCCGGCCCCCGGGTCCCCCGCTCCGGTGGCCATCGGCGAGCACGGGGGCCTCGCGCTCAAGCGGTGA
- a CDS encoding GrpB family protein — MGAEEIHAANVGTAPKLNGRVTLVDHDPRWPLVFAAEAARVGGALTDLRHTIEHVGSTSVPGLPAKPVIDMLLTVPDPGEEATYVPVLEQLGYTLAIREPDWYQHRVLRRYDLAPGAASANLHVFPAGCEETARMLRFRDWLRAHDDDRDLYARTKRALAERTWEYLQNYADAKTGVVEEILARAAGAGEEAVDPPGADEPGARDAEGPGAER; from the coding sequence ATGGGCGCCGAAGAGATCCACGCCGCCAACGTCGGCACCGCGCCCAAGCTCAACGGCCGGGTCACGCTCGTTGACCACGACCCCCGCTGGCCCCTGGTCTTCGCCGCCGAGGCCGCACGCGTCGGCGGCGCGCTCACGGACCTCCGGCACACGATCGAGCACGTGGGGTCCACGTCGGTGCCCGGTCTGCCCGCCAAGCCGGTCATCGACATGCTCCTGACTGTCCCGGACCCGGGGGAGGAGGCGACGTACGTGCCCGTGCTCGAACAGCTCGGCTACACCCTCGCCATCCGGGAGCCCGACTGGTACCAACACCGAGTGCTGCGCCGGTACGACCTCGCGCCCGGCGCCGCGTCGGCGAACCTGCACGTGTTCCCGGCCGGCTGCGAGGAGACCGCTCGCATGCTCCGGTTCCGGGACTGGCTGCGCGCCCACGACGACGACCGTGATCTGTACGCCCGTACCAAGAGGGCGCTGGCGGAGCGGACATGGGAGTACCTGCAGAACTACGCCGACGCCAAGACGGGCGTGGTCGAGGAGATCCTGGCGAGGGCGGCGGGCGCGGGCGAGGAGGCCGTCGACCCGCCGGGTGCCGACGAGCCGGGCGCACGGGATGCCGAAGGGCCGGGTGCCGAGCGCTGA
- a CDS encoding LacI family DNA-binding transcriptional regulator: MTLRDVARASGCSVATVSRVLAGTRPVGPETARRVREAAEALGYRPNQAARALRGRSTGTVGLVLPQITNPFYPALVRELTHALHAEGRAVLLADCDDDPGAEAEYIDDLLSRRVDALLVIPADEHRSRDAVAAAAARVPLVLMDRGCGPGIADSVAVDNAAGMSLVLGHLAATGRRRVCYLGAAGTASAAAERHAAYAAGAALLDPGAPGRVALGGFSVEWGRAAVDLVWDARPDALVCANDLIAVGALQRLQQLGADVPGDIAVTGFDDIPMAALAAPGITTVRQPVDELAAEATQLLSRRLAGRSEAPQRAIRLAPELVVRESSAPGTGERSGGAVATDPER, from the coding sequence ATGACACTGCGGGACGTGGCCCGGGCCTCCGGCTGCTCCGTCGCCACCGTCTCCCGGGTCCTCGCCGGGACCCGCCCCGTCGGTCCGGAGACGGCGCGCCGCGTCCGCGAGGCCGCCGAGGCCCTCGGCTACCGCCCCAACCAGGCCGCCCGCGCCCTGCGCGGCCGCTCCACCGGCACCGTCGGCCTGGTCCTGCCGCAGATCACCAACCCGTTCTACCCCGCCCTGGTGCGCGAGCTGACCCACGCCCTGCACGCCGAGGGCCGCGCCGTGCTGCTCGCCGACTGCGACGACGACCCCGGGGCCGAGGCCGAGTACATCGACGACCTGCTGAGCCGCCGCGTCGACGCCCTCCTCGTCATCCCGGCCGACGAGCACCGCAGCCGGGACGCGGTCGCCGCGGCCGCCGCCCGGGTGCCGCTGGTCCTGATGGACCGCGGCTGCGGCCCGGGCATCGCCGACTCCGTGGCGGTCGACAACGCCGCGGGCATGTCCCTCGTCCTCGGTCATCTGGCGGCGACGGGCCGCCGCCGCGTCTGCTATCTGGGCGCCGCCGGGACGGCGTCGGCAGCGGCCGAGCGGCACGCGGCGTACGCGGCCGGGGCCGCCCTCCTCGATCCGGGCGCGCCCGGACGGGTCGCGCTCGGCGGTTTCTCCGTGGAGTGGGGCCGGGCCGCCGTCGACCTGGTGTGGGACGCCCGGCCGGACGCGCTGGTGTGCGCCAACGACCTCATCGCGGTCGGCGCGCTGCAGCGTCTGCAGCAGCTCGGCGCGGACGTGCCCGGCGACATCGCCGTCACCGGCTTCGACGACATCCCGATGGCCGCGCTCGCCGCCCCCGGCATCACGACGGTCCGCCAGCCCGTCGACGAACTGGCCGCGGAGGCGACGCAGTTGCTCAGCCGCCGCCTCGCCGGGCGCAGCGAGGCCCCGCAGCGGGCGATACGGCTCGCACCGGAGCTGGTCGTACGGGAGTCGAGCGCGCCGGGGACCGGCGAGCGGAGCGGCGGCGCGGTCGCGACGGATCCGGAACGCTGA
- a CDS encoding DoxX family protein → MSSPSRPPHSAHPAHSAASPHAADSSSPPPSPSPHTSVPTGTPRRRALAAAAGPQPGADVGLLVLRLAVGLTMAAHGSQKLFGWFDGNGLDATAAFFASDGYKAAKTMAWVAALTETLCGLGLAIGLLTPLAGAGILGIMLNAMAVKWGGGFFSPEGVEYDIVLLAGAVSVALAGPGRLAADELLPVLRDHRFARGVAAVVLGAVSAAFVLVVLRD, encoded by the coding sequence ATGTCCTCACCGTCCCGTCCCCCTCACTCCGCTCACCCGGCTCACTCCGCCGCCTCCCCTCACGCCGCCGACTCCTCGTCCCCGCCCCCGTCTCCCTCTCCTCACACCTCCGTACCGACGGGCACCCCGCGCCGCCGCGCCCTCGCGGCCGCCGCCGGACCCCAACCCGGCGCTGACGTCGGCCTGTTGGTCCTGCGCCTCGCGGTCGGCCTCACCATGGCCGCCCACGGCTCGCAGAAGCTCTTCGGCTGGTTCGACGGCAACGGCCTCGACGCCACCGCGGCCTTCTTCGCCTCCGACGGCTACAAGGCCGCCAAGACGATGGCCTGGGTCGCCGCGCTCACCGAGACCCTGTGCGGCCTGGGCCTCGCGATCGGCCTGCTCACCCCGCTCGCGGGCGCCGGGATCCTCGGCATCATGCTCAACGCCATGGCCGTGAAGTGGGGCGGCGGCTTCTTCAGCCCCGAGGGCGTCGAGTACGACATCGTGCTCCTGGCCGGCGCGGTGTCGGTGGCCCTCGCGGGGCCCGGCCGCCTCGCCGCCGACGAACTCCTCCCGGTCCTGCGGGACCACCGGTTCGCACGCGGGGTCGCGGCCGTTGTGCTCGGCGCGGTGTCGGCGGCGTTCGTGCTGGTGGTGCTCCGCGACTGA
- a CDS encoding deoxyguanosinetriphosphate triphosphohydrolase family protein, with the protein MRPARYSDEDLEQHSLRRRVADDGQRSGFEHDVDRILYSTQWRALAGKSQVVASGELGAYHTRLTHSMKVAQLGRRMAERLERRYGGPNPALVEAACMAHDIGHPPFGHAGETALRATMDELRAVGGALDSFEGNAQTLHILTFLAAHKYPGHRGLHLTRACLDAATKYPWERAPRDVDPARHTKWGVYAVDRQAFAWVRAGRGDDAVPVEEQVMDWADDVTYACHDVEDFYRTGLIPLAALFPPPGAAGGDTERETRRFLDYVQAKRLRAGAAFDRDEAVSLLADIAKALSVPGPYAGRHADDVAVNARTAKLIDHFTRDIDLEVGGPAAIRHGARLVVPAERRAACDLLKELVWCYVIDRPALATQQHGKRRVVSELLRWTHESPGLLPTDRAEELELHGDPLRAAADHVASLTEGQATTLHRRLSGTSLGSVSDAGWL; encoded by the coding sequence ATGCGACCGGCTCGTTACAGCGACGAAGACCTCGAACAGCACTCCCTGCGGCGAAGGGTCGCGGACGACGGCCAGCGCTCGGGGTTCGAGCACGACGTCGACCGGATCCTGTACTCCACGCAGTGGCGCGCGCTCGCGGGCAAGAGCCAGGTCGTCGCCAGCGGTGAACTCGGCGCCTACCACACCAGGCTGACCCACTCGATGAAGGTCGCCCAGCTCGGGCGGAGGATGGCCGAGCGTCTGGAGCGGCGCTACGGCGGCCCCAACCCGGCGCTCGTCGAGGCGGCCTGCATGGCGCACGACATCGGGCACCCGCCCTTCGGCCACGCCGGCGAGACCGCGCTGCGGGCGACGATGGACGAGCTGCGCGCCGTCGGCGGGGCGCTCGACAGCTTCGAGGGCAACGCGCAGACCCTGCACATCCTCACCTTCCTGGCCGCGCACAAGTACCCCGGCCACCGCGGCCTGCACCTGACCCGGGCCTGCCTGGACGCCGCGACCAAGTACCCCTGGGAACGCGCGCCGCGCGACGTCGACCCCGCACGGCACACCAAGTGGGGTGTCTACGCGGTCGACCGGCAGGCGTTCGCCTGGGTGCGGGCGGGCCGCGGCGACGACGCGGTGCCGGTCGAGGAGCAGGTCATGGACTGGGCCGACGACGTCACGTACGCCTGCCACGACGTGGAGGACTTCTACCGCACCGGGCTGATCCCGCTCGCCGCGCTCTTCCCGCCGCCGGGGGCCGCGGGCGGCGACACCGAGCGCGAGACGCGGCGCTTCCTGGACTACGTGCAGGCCAAGCGGCTGCGCGCCGGTGCCGCCTTCGACCGGGACGAGGCGGTGAGCCTGCTCGCCGACATCGCCAAGGCCCTTTCGGTGCCGGGGCCCTACGCGGGGCGGCACGCGGACGACGTCGCCGTCAACGCCCGGACCGCCAAGCTGATCGACCACTTCACCCGGGACATCGACCTCGAGGTCGGCGGCCCGGCGGCGATCCGGCACGGGGCGCGGCTCGTCGTCCCCGCCGAGCGCCGGGCCGCCTGCGACCTGCTCAAGGAGCTGGTCTGGTGCTACGTCATCGACCGCCCGGCCCTCGCCACCCAGCAGCACGGAAAGCGACGTGTCGTCTCCGAACTGCTGCGCTGGACCCATGAGTCGCCCGGACTCCTGCCCACCGACCGGGCCGAGGAGCTGGAGCTGCACGGCGACCCGCTGCGGGCCGCGGCCGACCACGTCGCGTCCCTGACCGAGGGCCAGGCCACGACTCTGCACCGCCGTCTGTCGGGCACCAGCCTGGGATCCGTGAGCGACGCAGGGTGGCTGTGA
- a CDS encoding ferredoxin has protein sequence MRVTIDTDVCIGAGQCVLTAPKVFTQDDDGFSELLPGSEDGAGDPMLREAARACPVRAITLHTETFPREGRHTEA, from the coding sequence ATGCGCGTCACCATCGACACGGACGTGTGCATCGGCGCGGGCCAGTGCGTCCTGACGGCACCGAAGGTCTTCACGCAGGACGACGACGGCTTCAGCGAACTGCTCCCCGGCAGTGAGGACGGGGCGGGCGACCCGATGCTGCGGGAGGCGGCGCGGGCCTGCCCGGTGCGGGCGATCACCCTGCACACGGAGACGTTCCCGAGGGAGGGCCGGCACACCGAGGCCTGA
- a CDS encoding cytochrome P450, with protein MAQAAPFPQDRTCPYHPPAGYRPSSGQGPVSRVTLYDNTEAWLVTGHAEAQALLTDRRLSTDRQNPAFPMIAARFELSRREPLALLGVDDPLHNKQRRMLIPAFGVKQVAAMRPRIQHIVDGLLDAVVAQGPPAELVSAFALPVPSMVICELLGVPYADHDFFEDAARRILRGATAEESEAGRVELLDYLGDLVDRKAKAADGGTGPGAAADATPDGVLDELVRERLRDGSLDRDELVRIALILLVAGHETTANMISLGTFTLLEHPDQLAALRADPDLTRDAVEELLRFLSIADGLVRVATEDIEVAGQTIRADEGVVLAASTINRDTAVYPDPDDLDVRRSARHHLAFGFGIHQCLGQNLARAELEIALRSLLARLPDLRLAVPAAEIRMKPGDTIQGLVELPVTWGRG; from the coding sequence ATGGCGCAAGCCGCCCCCTTCCCTCAGGACCGCACCTGCCCCTACCACCCGCCCGCCGGATACCGGCCGTCGAGCGGTCAGGGCCCGGTCAGCCGCGTCACCCTCTACGACAACACCGAGGCCTGGCTCGTCACCGGGCACGCCGAGGCCCAGGCCCTCCTCACCGACCGCCGCCTCTCCACCGACCGGCAGAATCCCGCCTTCCCGATGATCGCCGCACGCTTCGAGCTCTCCCGCCGCGAACCCCTGGCCCTGCTCGGTGTCGACGACCCGCTGCACAACAAACAACGCCGCATGCTCATCCCCGCGTTCGGGGTGAAACAGGTGGCGGCGATGCGCCCGCGCATCCAGCACATCGTCGACGGACTCCTCGACGCCGTCGTCGCCCAGGGGCCACCGGCCGAGCTGGTCTCCGCGTTCGCCCTGCCCGTGCCGTCCATGGTGATCTGCGAACTCCTGGGTGTCCCGTACGCCGACCACGACTTCTTCGAAGACGCCGCCCGCCGCATCCTGCGGGGCGCCACGGCCGAGGAGTCGGAGGCGGGCCGCGTCGAACTCCTCGACTACCTGGGCGACTTGGTCGACCGCAAGGCCAAGGCGGCCGACGGCGGCACGGGTCCGGGCGCCGCGGCCGATGCCACCCCCGACGGCGTACTCGACGAGCTGGTCCGGGAACGGCTGCGCGACGGCAGTCTGGACCGCGACGAACTCGTCCGCATCGCCCTCATCCTGCTCGTCGCCGGGCACGAGACCACCGCCAACATGATCTCGCTCGGCACCTTCACCCTGCTCGAACACCCCGACCAGCTCGCGGCTCTGCGCGCGGATCCGGACCTGACCCGCGACGCCGTCGAGGAACTGCTGCGCTTCCTGTCCATCGCGGACGGGCTCGTACGCGTCGCCACCGAGGACATCGAAGTGGCCGGGCAGACCATCCGCGCCGACGAGGGCGTGGTCCTCGCCGCCTCCACCATCAACCGCGACACCGCCGTCTACCCCGACCCCGACGACCTCGACGTGCGCCGCAGTGCCCGGCACCACCTCGCGTTCGGCTTCGGCATCCACCAGTGCCTCGGCCAGAACCTCGCCCGCGCCGAACTGGAGATCGCCCTGCGGTCCCTGCTCGCCCGCCTCCCCGACCTGCGGCTCGCCGTCCCCGCGGCCGAGATCCGGATGAAGCCCGGCGACACGATCCAGGGCCTGGTCGAACTCCCCGTCACCTGGGGGCGCGGCTGA
- a CDS encoding nucleoside hydrolase yields MARKIILDCDPGHDDAIAMLLAHGNPDVELVAVTTVVGNQTLEKVTRNALSVARIADITGVPFAAGCPRPLVRTVETAPEIHGESGIDGPVLPEPTLDLDPRHAVDLIIDTVMAHEPGEITIVPTAGLTNIALAVRKEPRIAERVREVVLMGGGYHTGNWSAVAEFNIKIDPEAAHIVFNAGWPVTMVGLDLTHQALATPEVTRRIAGVGTRPAVFVGELLDFFGAAYREAQGFEHPPVHDPCAVAYVIDPSVMTVRKAPVDIELTGTLTLGMTVADFRAPAPADCRTQVAVDLDHERFWDLVVDALERIGDVPA; encoded by the coding sequence ATGGCCCGAAAGATCATCCTCGACTGCGACCCCGGACATGACGACGCGATCGCCATGCTCCTCGCGCACGGCAACCCGGACGTCGAACTGGTCGCGGTCACCACGGTCGTCGGCAACCAGACCCTGGAGAAGGTCACCCGCAACGCCCTCTCCGTCGCCCGCATCGCCGACATCACCGGCGTCCCCTTCGCCGCCGGCTGCCCCCGCCCCCTGGTGCGCACGGTCGAGACGGCCCCCGAGATCCACGGCGAGAGCGGCATCGACGGCCCCGTCCTGCCCGAGCCGACCCTGGACCTCGACCCCCGCCACGCCGTCGACCTCATCATCGACACGGTCATGGCGCACGAGCCCGGCGAGATCACCATCGTGCCCACCGCGGGCCTGACGAACATCGCCCTCGCCGTGCGCAAGGAGCCGCGCATCGCCGAGCGCGTCCGCGAGGTCGTCCTCATGGGCGGCGGCTACCACACGGGCAACTGGAGCGCTGTCGCCGAGTTCAACATCAAGATCGACCCCGAGGCCGCGCACATCGTCTTCAACGCGGGCTGGCCCGTCACGATGGTCGGCCTCGACCTGACGCACCAGGCCCTCGCGACCCCGGAGGTCACCCGCCGCATCGCCGGGGTCGGCACCCGCCCCGCCGTCTTCGTGGGCGAACTTCTCGACTTCTTCGGCGCCGCCTACCGCGAGGCCCAGGGCTTCGAGCACCCTCCGGTGCACGACCCGTGCGCGGTCGCGTACGTCATCGACCCGAGCGTCATGACCGTACGCAAGGCACCCGTGGACATCGAGCTCACCGGCACCCTCACCCTCGGCATGACGGTCGCGGACTTCCGCGCGCCCGCCCCCGCCGACTGTCGCACCCAGGTCGCCGTCGACCTGGACCACGAGCGGTTCTGGGACCTGGTCGTGGACGCCCTCGAGCGGATCGGGGACGTGCCCGCGTGA
- a CDS encoding maleylpyruvate isomerase family mycothiol-dependent enzyme: MGTRTNAERMLGWVEAERLGVADLLADLDDAEWKAPSLCAGWTVRDVAAHLTLSTRTTWRMVLGGALRARGDWNRMEAEFAVRRAAAFPPAELIAQIRETAGSPRRAPMAAPADPLVDFLVHGQDIARPLGRTRAMPAEPTAAALDHVVGSPFYGARKRLRGLRLIATDADWSTGDGAAGAEEVRGPAADLLLLATGRPAGLAGVSGPGAARLAAVL, encoded by the coding sequence ATGGGCACGAGGACGAACGCGGAGCGGATGCTCGGCTGGGTGGAGGCGGAGCGACTCGGCGTCGCCGACCTCCTCGCCGATCTCGACGACGCCGAATGGAAGGCGCCCTCGCTCTGCGCGGGCTGGACGGTGCGGGACGTCGCCGCCCATCTGACGCTGTCCACGCGCACGACGTGGCGCATGGTGCTCGGCGGCGCCCTGCGCGCCCGCGGGGACTGGAACCGCATGGAGGCCGAGTTCGCCGTGCGGCGTGCGGCGGCGTTCCCGCCCGCCGAACTGATCGCCCAGATCCGGGAGACGGCGGGGTCGCCCCGCCGGGCCCCCATGGCGGCCCCCGCGGATCCCCTGGTCGACTTCCTCGTCCACGGACAGGACATCGCGCGCCCGCTCGGACGCACCAGAGCCATGCCCGCGGAGCCGACGGCGGCGGCCCTCGACCACGTCGTGGGCAGCCCGTTCTACGGCGCCCGCAAGCGCCTGCGCGGCCTGCGCCTGATCGCCACCGACGCGGACTGGTCGACGGGCGACGGGGCGGCCGGTGCGGAGGAGGTGCGGGGCCCGGCGGCCGACCTGCTCCTCCTGGCGACCGGGCGTCCCGCCGGGCTCGCGGGGGTGTCCGGGCCGGGTGCCGCGCGTCTGGCGGCGGTGCTCTAG
- a CDS encoding GNAT family N-acetyltransferase, with protein sequence MRIRAPHHGELTRLQDIERAAGRCFRDIGMPEIADDAPPTLDELAGHRRAGLAWVAVDPADPAEVPVAYLLADRVDGDLHVEQVSVHPDHARHGIGRCLLDHLADRAAADAVPALTLTTFRDVPWNAPYYARCGFVLLDDAELGPGLRAVREKEAAHGLDRWPRVCMRRPVPPPAAPLR encoded by the coding sequence ATGCGCATCCGAGCCCCGCACCACGGTGAGTTGACCCGCCTCCAGGACATCGAACGGGCCGCCGGTCGCTGCTTCCGTGACATCGGCATGCCGGAGATCGCCGACGACGCACCGCCCACCCTCGACGAACTCGCGGGTCACCGACGGGCCGGGCTCGCCTGGGTGGCCGTGGACCCCGCCGATCCCGCCGAGGTGCCGGTGGCCTACCTCCTCGCCGACCGCGTCGACGGCGACCTGCACGTCGAGCAGGTGTCCGTGCACCCCGACCACGCCCGCCACGGCATCGGCCGCTGTCTCCTGGACCACCTCGCCGACCGCGCCGCGGCCGACGCGGTCCCCGCGCTCACCCTCACCACCTTCAGGGACGTGCCGTGGAACGCCCCCTACTACGCGCGGTGCGGCTTCGTGCTCCTCGACGACGCCGAGCTGGGCCCGGGGCTGCGGGCCGTCCGGGAGAAGGAGGCCGCGCACGGCCTGGACCGCTGGCCCCGGGTGTGCATGCGACGCCCCGTGCCGCCGCCCGCCGCGCCTCTCCGGTAG